A part of Larkinella insperata genomic DNA contains:
- a CDS encoding L-lactate permease, which produces MKWTQVIDPFHNIALSVLVAAVPILFIFWALIVKKMKGYQASLMATVLAALIALLVYGMPAKLAVLSIGHGALYGLFPICWLVIMSVFLFNLTVRSGQFEIIKHFMASITGDRRLQALLIAFSFGSFLEGTAGFGAPVAITAAMLVGLGFNPLYASGICLIANTAPVAFGSIGIPITVASQVSDIPEMPISQMVGRTLPILSIILPFYLVTLVAGFKRATEVFPAVLVSGASFAFLQWFSSNYLGPSLPDVIAGLGSIICLMVFLRFWKPRSVWRFANEPAPTLLTTSAYTSGQMLRAWSPFIVLTITIIAWGMQPIKDVLNSWGAFQFDVPGLHNAILGQDGNPIPKIFKVNYLSAAGTAILLADLIAIPLVGLTYRQGARILADTLSQLKFPILTIAAVLGFAYIVNDSGITLTLAAVLANTGSWFPFFAPVLGWLGVFITGSDTSANALFSKLQYATAQTIGVDPVVTVAANVSGGVVGKMISPQSIAVAAAAGDLVGKESQLFRFTVAHSFLMLIIICFITLAQAYVITWIIPAYEMLTSKKAVAAPDLSKGYVYLLILAVLLVVLCVVVRRLSGRKKEESALAG; this is translated from the coding sequence ATAACATTGCCTTGTCCGTTCTGGTGGCGGCCGTGCCCATTCTCTTTATTTTCTGGGCGTTGATCGTCAAAAAGATGAAGGGCTATCAAGCCAGTCTGATGGCCACGGTGCTGGCGGCCCTCATTGCCCTGCTGGTGTACGGAATGCCGGCAAAACTGGCCGTTTTGTCCATCGGGCACGGGGCGCTGTACGGTTTGTTCCCGATTTGCTGGCTGGTTATCATGTCGGTTTTTCTTTTCAATCTGACCGTCAGAAGTGGGCAGTTCGAGATCATCAAGCATTTCATGGCCTCCATCACGGGCGACCGGCGGCTGCAGGCCCTGCTGATTGCTTTTTCGTTTGGCTCGTTTCTGGAGGGAACCGCGGGTTTCGGCGCACCGGTTGCCATCACGGCGGCCATGCTAGTGGGGTTGGGGTTTAACCCGCTTTATGCTTCCGGAATCTGCCTGATTGCCAACACCGCCCCGGTGGCTTTTGGCTCCATCGGTATTCCCATTACCGTAGCCTCGCAGGTTTCCGATATTCCGGAGATGCCGATTTCGCAGATGGTGGGCCGCACGTTGCCCATTCTATCCATCATTCTGCCGTTTTACCTGGTAACGCTGGTGGCGGGTTTCAAACGGGCGACCGAGGTTTTTCCGGCGGTGCTGGTGTCGGGAGCGTCGTTTGCCTTCCTGCAGTGGTTTTCGTCGAATTACCTGGGGCCTTCATTGCCCGATGTGATTGCCGGATTGGGGTCGATCATCTGCCTGATGGTTTTTCTGCGCTTCTGGAAGCCCAGGAGCGTCTGGCGTTTTGCCAACGAACCAGCACCGACCCTCCTAACGACCAGCGCCTACACCAGCGGACAGATGCTGCGGGCCTGGTCGCCGTTTATCGTGTTGACGATCACCATCATTGCCTGGGGAATGCAGCCGATCAAGGATGTGCTGAATTCGTGGGGGGCGTTTCAGTTTGACGTGCCGGGGTTGCACAACGCCATTCTGGGGCAGGACGGCAATCCGATTCCCAAAATCTTTAAAGTAAACTACTTATCGGCTGCCGGAACCGCCATTCTGCTGGCCGATTTAATCGCTATCCCGCTCGTGGGGCTGACCTACCGCCAGGGTGCTCGGATTCTTGCGGATACGCTCAGTCAGCTGAAATTCCCGATTCTGACGATTGCCGCTGTGCTGGGATTTGCCTACATCGTCAACGATTCCGGCATTACGCTAACGCTGGCGGCTGTTCTGGCCAATACTGGCTCCTGGTTTCCGTTTTTTGCGCCCGTACTGGGTTGGCTGGGTGTTTTCATCACCGGTTCCGATACGTCGGCCAACGCCCTGTTTAGCAAACTTCAGTACGCTACGGCGCAGACCATCGGCGTTGATCCGGTCGTAACCGTGGCCGCCAACGTGTCGGGGGGCGTGGTCGGGAAAATGATTTCGCCCCAGTCCATTGCGGTGGCGGCTGCGGCTGGTGATCTGGTCGGGAAAGAGTCGCAGCTTTTTCGCTTTACGGTCGCGCATAGCTTCCTGATGCTGATCATCATTTGTTTCATTACGCTGGCACAGGCGTACGTGATTACCTGGATTATTCCGGCTTACGAAATGCTGACCAGTAAAAAAGCCGTTGCTGCCCCGGATCTGTCGAAAGGTTATGTTTACCTGCTGATTCTGGCGGTGCTGCTGGTGGTGCTCTGCGTGGTGGTCCGGCGGCTAAGCGGGCGCAAAAAGGAAGAATCCGCCCTGGCTGGCTAG
- a CDS encoding type B 50S ribosomal protein L31 → MKKGIHPEYRDVVFWDLTSDHKFLSRSTIQTKETIEFEGNTYPVVKVEVSSESHPFYTGKNVMLDTAGRVDKFLKRYGKK, encoded by the coding sequence ATGAAAAAAGGCATCCATCCAGAGTACAGAGATGTTGTGTTCTGGGATCTGACCAGCGATCACAAATTTCTTTCCCGCTCGACCATTCAAACGAAAGAAACGATTGAGTTTGAAGGCAACACGTATCCAGTGGTTAAAGTCGAAGTAAGCTCGGAATCTCACCCCTTCTACACGGGTAAGAACGTTATGCTCGACACCGCAGGTCGCGTTGACAAGTTCTTGAAGCGGTACGGTAAGAAATAA